One window of Cohnella hashimotonis genomic DNA carries:
- the spoVT gene encoding stage V sporulation protein T yields MKATGIVRRIDDLGRVVIPKEIRRTLRIREGDPLEIFVDRDGEVILKKYSPIGELGDFAKEYAESLAESTGHICLISDRDAVIAVAGASKKEYLDKAIGQTLETCMESRKITLEASGGQFDLLRDNSESLSAFVAAPIVAGGDPIGTVVLLSREDGMKMGEMESKMVETAAGFLAKQMEQ; encoded by the coding sequence ATGAAAGCAACCGGAATAGTACGCCGCATCGACGATCTGGGCCGGGTAGTCATCCCGAAGGAAATCCGCAGGACGCTCCGCATCCGTGAAGGCGATCCGCTCGAGATTTTCGTGGACCGCGACGGGGAAGTCATTCTTAAAAAGTATTCGCCGATCGGCGAGCTGGGCGATTTCGCCAAGGAGTACGCCGAGTCGCTCGCCGAGAGCACGGGTCATATTTGTCTGATCTCCGACAGGGATGCCGTCATCGCCGTGGCTGGCGCATCCAAGAAGGAATATTTGGACAAGGCCATCGGCCAGACGCTTGAGACTTGCATGGAGAGCCGCAAAATCACGCTCGAAGCAAGCGGCGGGCAATTCGACCTGCTGCGCGACAACAGCGAGAGCTTGAGTGCATTCGTAGCCGCGCCGATCGTGGCGGGGGGCGACCCGATTGGGACGGTCGTGCTGCTTAGCCGCGAAGACGGCATGAAGATGGGCGAGATGGAGAGCAAGATGGTCGAGACGGCAGCCGGATTCCTGGCCAAGCAGATGGAGCAATAA
- a CDS encoding S-layer homology domain-containing protein, which produces MSPTKASAASEPLLVPLTNSDYLDFTSNSSANNPSKESGTSGNAVGNVYRYKNVLTKNNVTVDALVKIVSKDTTATLNLLDDDPSGKSADILRRFNPTISTSGGAGGILFQISFVRTGTSDPVYLKGFNLTAIDLDGNNSYQEYAEVGGFSSYEVGNKNSSTTDYRTSLTIYDANSPVSDRPSGGRTRFKGVLKSLQDVSFDNTASFIAHYDAPVQTISVLIGNTGSLNNGTGIGRQFSLNFGAPGGIFDDPATYSNADSPTINVEVQDGTDGKLSVAELPNVVLSGTTTKASTGDIVTITVEDSAGKILTFTTNVVSGGGYTKNVDLSSLAMGAVKVTASVVNANGNPSTPATDTSEITNTAPVATNVEISGDKEVGQQLTGDYHYDDADGNLEGTSTFKWYVGSNADGTGKTLVNGATGSTYTPVAGDVGKYVFFEVTPVATAGVITGSPVVSTGYGPIAPANTAPVATNVAITGDKEAGETLTGGYTYGDADDDTQGTSTFKWYVGTQADGSGKTVVADATSKTYTPVASDVGKYVFFEVTPVATSGVLTGSPVVSTGYGVIKPANTAPVATNVAITGDKEVGKTLTGGYTYGDADDDTQGTSTFKWYVGTQADGSGKTLVADATSKTYTPVASDVGKYVFFEVTPVAMSGVLTGSPVVSTGYGVIKPANTAPVATNVAITGDKEVGKTLTGGYTYGDADDDTQGTSTFKWYVGTQADGSDKTVVTGATSKTYTPVAGDAGKYLFFEVTPVAEDGVLTGLPVVSTGYGVIKPANTAPVATNVAITGDKEVGKTLTGGYTYGDADDDTQGTSTFKWYVGNQADGSGKTVVADATSKTYTPVAGDAGKYLFFEVTPVAEDGVLTGLPVVSTGYGLIKPANTAPVATNVAITGDKEVGKTLTGGYTYGDADDDTQGTSTFKWYVGTQADGSDKTVVTGATSKTYTPVAGDAGKYLFFEVTPVAEDGVLTGLPVVSTGYGVIKPANTAPVATNVAITGDKEVGKTLTGGYTYGDADDDTQGTSTFKWYVGSQADGSGKTVVADATSKTYTPVAGDVGKYLFFEVTPVAEDGVLTGLPVVSTGYGVIKPANTAPVATNVAITGDKEVGKTLTGGYTYGDADDDTQGTSTFKWYVGTQADGSDKTVVTGATSKTYTPVAGDVGKYLFFEVTPVAEDGVIMGLPVVSTGYGPIVSANVAPVAHDGSKSTYPNTAVNGTLSATDADTNDTVTYSLDTDAAQGTVTVNPDGSYTYTPAAGYVGTDTFTFKATDGKAYSNVATVTITITNRKPTAFAQDVVISVNGAVYDGMLQGSDPDSGDTLIFAKESGPSHGNVEVNEDGTYTYKPTPGYGGEDSFTFTVTDNHGAKSAPAKVTIAIAEPGTYVIRLVADPDTLIGDGVSTSQLTATLLDSEAQPVAGVKVKFSAPSGTFPDGDEAVTNIFGQAVIPYKTSKIASTTAQVIPVTAEVYDTVRGIYSKKQLNVTFQPAAIRGVVASTVNGQRVVEKGVTVRITNEAIGFSAETTTDELGQYAIPVPEGDLDYNIEIIKPVTVGGETKQVSFKQTAKVGQITGSGEEYFDSEKVATGIIVLAKPDGSQKLLNDQDSADRDMAAQIKVKIKDPDTGAFVTVNGQDAFALDPSGVFSIPGLVKGKKYGLAIVYSLPDAQGGGAAKEIIMNAIDNDGTLPKFELSADGELNILDELIDPYGDITDKVAGTAVDGAHVVLYYADTPRNRAAGITPGTEVVLPAIVGFAPNDNANPQTSKGGGKYAYMVYPTTDYYLVVTAAGYETYVSPTIPVEFAIVRHDVPLTPQSGSPTPVVPSTPADPEPAGKPDLTVNVAIDRSTYEESSTATVTVKYKNNGNAAAKDAQITLTIPEGAEVLDAAGGTVSNGKIVWKPGTVETAAGGQFLAKLKWPQIDAAERMAEVDAQASAANFTPEGAANAESSAKLLIFSNRYGNVSHIRYILGYPDKKFLPNRTLTRAELAAIIARLIDGGSTTLKAQYSDVREGHWASGYIRIASDNGIFTGYTDGSFHPDSPVTREELAAVMVRYLKLKVAQPLDPKFADAEGRWSSAAIEALFRNALTTGYEDGTFKPGAPIVRQEAVTMINRLLYRGPLGGVAASFPDVPTSSWAFGQVEEATRSHESTRAADGSEIYVKSIDDNVH; this is translated from the coding sequence TTGTCGCCTACAAAAGCAAGTGCAGCTTCCGAGCCGCTGCTGGTGCCTTTAACGAACAGCGATTACCTCGATTTTACATCGAATTCATCGGCGAATAATCCTTCTAAGGAATCGGGGACTTCGGGCAATGCGGTAGGCAACGTTTATCGTTATAAAAATGTTCTGACCAAAAACAACGTTACGGTCGACGCGCTGGTCAAAATCGTCAGCAAGGATACGACGGCCACCCTGAACTTGTTGGACGACGACCCGTCCGGAAAATCCGCTGATATCCTCCGACGGTTTAATCCAACGATATCTACAAGCGGGGGAGCCGGCGGAATCCTGTTTCAGATCAGCTTTGTAAGAACCGGGACGAGCGATCCTGTTTATCTGAAAGGCTTCAATCTGACAGCGATCGATCTGGACGGCAACAATTCCTACCAGGAATATGCCGAAGTCGGGGGATTTTCGAGCTATGAAGTCGGCAATAAAAATTCGAGCACTACAGACTACAGAACGAGTTTGACCATTTATGATGCAAACTCGCCTGTCAGTGATCGTCCGAGCGGCGGCCGCACACGATTTAAGGGAGTCCTCAAGTCGCTTCAGGACGTGAGCTTCGACAATACGGCTTCGTTTATTGCCCATTACGATGCGCCTGTTCAGACAATTAGCGTGTTAATTGGCAATACGGGCTCTCTTAATAATGGCACTGGAATAGGGAGACAATTCTCGCTTAATTTTGGTGCGCCTGGCGGTATATTCGATGACCCGGCAACCTATAGTAACGCAGATTCTCCTACAATTAACGTGGAGGTCCAGGACGGCACGGATGGGAAGCTGTCGGTTGCTGAGCTTCCGAATGTCGTTCTATCGGGCACAACCACAAAGGCTTCAACCGGTGACATAGTCACGATTACGGTCGAAGATTCCGCAGGAAAGATTCTTACTTTTACCACAAATGTTGTGAGCGGAGGCGGCTACACCAAGAACGTCGATTTATCTTCATTGGCGATGGGTGCCGTCAAGGTGACAGCCAGCGTGGTTAATGCAAATGGCAATCCTTCCACGCCGGCAACGGACACCTCGGAGATTACAAACACGGCGCCGGTAGCGACAAATGTCGAGATATCGGGCGACAAGGAAGTCGGTCAACAGCTGACGGGCGACTATCACTACGACGACGCGGACGGTAACTTGGAGGGCACGTCGACGTTTAAGTGGTACGTCGGCAGCAATGCCGACGGCACGGGTAAGACTTTGGTGAACGGCGCAACCGGCAGCACGTACACGCCAGTCGCTGGCGACGTAGGCAAGTACGTATTCTTCGAAGTGACGCCGGTCGCAACGGCAGGCGTAATCACCGGTTCGCCGGTCGTAAGCACAGGCTATGGCCCGATCGCACCTGCGAACACGGCGCCAGTAGCAACGAATGTGGCCATCACGGGCGACAAGGAAGCCGGCGAAACGCTGACTGGCGGCTATACGTACGGTGACGCAGACGACGACACGCAAGGAACTTCGACGTTCAAGTGGTACGTCGGCACCCAAGCTGACGGCAGCGGCAAGACCGTAGTCGCCGACGCGACGAGCAAGACGTATACGCCGGTCGCAAGTGACGTAGGCAAGTACGTATTCTTCGAAGTCACGCCGGTCGCAACGTCAGGCGTGCTTACTGGTTCGCCGGTCGTAAGCACGGGCTACGGCGTAATTAAGCCGGCGAACACGGCGCCGGTAGCAACAAACGTGGCCATCACGGGCGACAAGGAAGTTGGCAAAACGCTGACTGGCGGCTATACGTACGGTGATGCAGACGACGACACGCAAGGAACTTCGACGTTCAAGTGGTACGTCGGCACCCAAGCTGACGGCAGCGGCAAGACCTTAGTCGCCGATGCGACGAGCAAGACGTATACGCCGGTCGCAAGTGACGTAGGCAAGTACGTATTCTTCGAAGTCACGCCGGTCGCAATGTCAGGCGTGCTTACTGGTTCGCCGGTCGTAAGCACGGGTTACGGCGTAATTAAGCCGGCGAACACGGCGCCGGTAGCGACGAACGTGGCCATCACAGGCGACAAGGAAGTCGGCAAAACGCTGACTGGCGGCTATACGTACGGTGACGCAGACGACGACACGCAAGGAACTTCGACGTTCAAGTGGTACGTCGGCACCCAAGCTGACGGCAGCGACAAGACGGTCGTAACCGGCGCGACGAGCAAGACGTATACGCCGGTCGCAGGGGATGCGGGCAAATACCTCTTCTTCGAAGTCACGCCAGTGGCGGAAGACGGCGTCCTTACCGGCTTGCCGGTCGTGAGCACGGGCTACGGTGTAATTAAGCCTGCGAACACGGCGCCGGTGGCGACGAACGTGGCCATCACGGGCGACAAGGAAGTCGGCAAAACGCTGACGGGCGGCTACACGTACGGTGATGCAGACGACGACACGCAAGGAACTTCGACGTTCAAGTGGTATGTCGGCAACCAAGCTGACGGCAGCGGCAAGACCGTAGTCGCCGACGCGACGAGCAAGACGTACACGCCGGTCGCAGGGGATGCGGGCAAGTATCTCTTCTTCGAGGTCACGCCAGTCGCGGAAGACGGCGTACTGACAGGCTTGCCGGTCGTGAGCACAGGTTACGGCTTAATTAAGCCGGCGAACACGGCGCCGGTAGCGACGAACGTGGCCATCACGGGCGACAAGGAAGTCGGCAAAACGCTGACGGGCGGCTACACGTACGGTGACGCAGACGACGACACGCAAGGAACTTCGACGTTCAAGTGGTACGTCGGCACGCAAGCTGACGGCAGCGACAAGACGGTCGTAACCGGCGCGACGAGCAAGACGTATACGCCGGTCGCAGGGGATGCGGGCAAATACCTCTTCTTCGAAGTCACGCCAGTGGCGGAAGACGGCGTCCTTACCGGCTTGCCGGTCGTGAGCACGGGCTACGGTGTAATTAAGCCTGCGAACACGGCGCCGGTGGCGACGAACGTGGCCATCACGGGCGACAAGGAAGTCGGCAAAACGCTGACGGGCGGCTACACGTACGGTGATGCAGACGACGACACGCAAGGAACTTCGACGTTCAAGTGGTACGTCGGCAGCCAAGCTGACGGCAGCGGCAAGACCGTAGTCGCCGACGCGACGAGCAAGACGTACACGCCGGTCGCAGGCGATGTGGGCAAGTATCTCTTCTTCGAAGTCACGCCAGTCGCGGAAGACGGCGTCCTTACCGGCTTGCCGGTCGTGAGCACGGGCTATGGCGTTATCAAGCCGGCGAACACGGCACCAGTAGCGACGAACGTGGCCATCACGGGCGACAAGGAAGTCGGCAAAACGCTGACGGGCGGCTACACGTACGGTGACGCAGACGACGACACGCAAGGAACTTCGACGTTCAAGTGGTACGTCGGCACCCAAGCTGACGGCAGCGACAAGACGGTCGTAACCGGCGCGACGAGCAAGACGTATACGCCGGTCGCAGGCGATGTGGGCAAGTATCTCTTCTTCGAGGTCACGCCAGTCGCGGAAGACGGCGTAATCATGGGCTTACCGGTCGTAAGCACTGGCTACGGCCCAATCGTGTCTGCAAACGTCGCGCCTGTCGCGCACGACGGCTCGAAGTCCACGTATCCGAATACGGCGGTAAACGGCACGCTCTCCGCCACGGATGCCGATACGAACGACACGGTGACCTACTCATTGGATACGGACGCCGCTCAAGGCACGGTCACGGTGAATCCGGACGGCAGCTACACATACACGCCGGCTGCCGGTTATGTGGGCACAGATACCTTCACCTTCAAGGCAACCGACGGCAAGGCATACTCCAACGTGGCTACGGTGACGATCACGATCACGAACCGCAAGCCGACCGCATTCGCGCAAGATGTTGTCATTAGCGTGAACGGCGCGGTATACGACGGCATGTTGCAGGGCAGCGATCCCGATTCTGGAGACACTTTGATATTTGCCAAGGAGAGCGGTCCATCGCACGGCAATGTGGAAGTAAACGAGGACGGTACCTACACCTACAAGCCGACCCCGGGTTACGGCGGCGAAGACAGCTTCACCTTTACGGTCACCGACAACCATGGCGCCAAGTCCGCGCCAGCCAAGGTAACGATCGCGATCGCGGAGCCAGGCACGTATGTCATCCGTCTTGTAGCGGATCCGGACACGCTCATCGGCGACGGCGTCTCTACGTCGCAACTGACGGCGACCCTGCTGGATAGCGAGGCGCAGCCAGTCGCGGGCGTCAAGGTCAAATTCAGCGCGCCGTCCGGCACCTTCCCTGATGGGGACGAAGCCGTGACGAATATATTCGGTCAGGCGGTCATCCCGTACAAGACGTCTAAAATCGCGAGCACAACCGCCCAGGTCATTCCGGTGACGGCGGAGGTGTACGATACCGTTAGAGGCATCTACAGCAAGAAGCAGCTCAACGTAACATTCCAGCCCGCTGCGATCCGCGGCGTCGTGGCTTCGACGGTAAACGGCCAGCGCGTCGTCGAAAAAGGCGTTACGGTACGCATCACGAACGAGGCAATCGGCTTCTCCGCCGAGACCACGACGGACGAGCTGGGGCAATATGCAATTCCGGTTCCCGAGGGTGATCTCGACTACAACATCGAGATCATCAAGCCGGTCACCGTCGGCGGAGAGACCAAGCAGGTATCGTTTAAGCAGACGGCGAAGGTCGGCCAAATTACGGGCAGCGGCGAAGAATACTTCGACTCCGAAAAGGTTGCGACGGGTATTATCGTTCTGGCGAAGCCCGACGGCTCGCAGAAGCTGCTCAACGACCAGGATTCGGCCGACCGCGATATGGCGGCGCAAATTAAGGTCAAGATCAAGGACCCGGACACCGGCGCGTTCGTCACGGTGAATGGACAAGACGCATTCGCGCTCGATCCGAGCGGCGTGTTCAGCATCCCGGGCCTGGTCAAAGGCAAGAAATACGGCCTGGCGATCGTGTACAGCCTACCCGACGCCCAGGGCGGCGGTGCGGCCAAGGAAATCATCATGAACGCGATCGACAACGACGGCACGCTGCCGAAGTTCGAGCTGTCGGCGGACGGCGAGCTCAACATTCTCGACGAACTGATCGACCCCTATGGCGACATCACGGATAAAGTGGCAGGTACGGCTGTCGACGGCGCGCACGTCGTCCTCTACTATGCGGATACGCCGCGCAACAGGGCTGCGGGCATTACGCCTGGCACCGAAGTCGTGCTGCCTGCGATCGTAGGCTTCGCGCCCAACGACAACGCCAATCCGCAGACGAGCAAGGGCGGCGGCAAATACGCCTACATGGTTTATCCGACGACCGATTACTACCTGGTTGTGACGGCTGCAGGATATGAGACGTACGTCAGCCCGACGATTCCTGTCGAGTTCGCGATCGTACGTCACGACGTTCCGCTGACGCCTCAGTCCGGATCGCCGACCCCGGTCGTTCCGTCGACGCCGGCCGATCCGGAGCCTGCGGGCAAGCCGGATCTGACCGTCAATGTTGCGATCGATCGCAGCACTTATGAGGAGAGCAGCACGGCGACCGTAACCGTCAAATACAAAAACAACGGCAATGCCGCTGCAAAGGACGCGCAAATCACGCTAACGATTCCCGAAGGCGCGGAAGTGCTGGACGCTGCCGGCGGTACGGTATCGAACGGCAAGATCGTCTGGAAGCCGGGCACGGTGGAGACGGCTGCAGGCGGACAGTTCCTCGCTAAGCTGAAGTGGCCGCAGATCGACGCGGCTGAACGGATGGCCGAGGTAGATGCCCAGGCATCGGCCGCGAATTTTACGCCCGAAGGCGCAGCCAACGCTGAGTCGTCGGCCAAGCTGCTTATTTTCTCCAACCGCTATGGCAACGTTTCGCATATCCGTTACATTCTCGGCTATCCGGACAAAAAGTTCCTTCCGAACCGGACGTTGACCCGGGCGGAGCTGGCCGCGATCATCGCGCGTCTGATCGACGGCGGCAGCACGACGCTTAAGGCGCAGTACAGCGACGTCCGCGAAGGGCACTGGGCGAGCGGTTACATCCGCATCGCGTCGGATAACGGCATCTTTACGGGCTATACGGACGGCAGCTTCCACCCGGACAGCCCCGTCACCCGCGAAGAACTCGCAGCGGTCATGGTCCGCTATCTGAAATTGAAGGTCGCGCAGCCGCTCGATCCGAAATTTGCGGACGCTGAGGGCCGCTGGTCGTCGGCCGCCATCGAAGCGCTGTTCCGCAACGCGCTCACGACGGGCTACGAGGACGGCACCTTCAAGCCGGGCGCTCCGATCGTCCGCCAGGAGGCGGTCACGATGATCAACAGGCTGCTGTATCGGGGTCCGCTGGGCGGCGTCGCGGCTTCCTTCCCGGATGTGCCGACGTCGAGCTGGGCGTTCGGCCAGGTCGAAGAGGCCACGAGATCGCACGAATCCACGCGAGCTGCAGATGGCAGCGAGATTTATGTGAAGAGCATCGACGATAACGTTCATTAA